From Paraburkholderia sabiae, a single genomic window includes:
- a CDS encoding response regulator transcription factor produces MRIAILQRDPIQGKLLEKIIVQAGHSCALYDDGLTLSKVLARSTVDLLVLDWHALRLSGTDVLKAVRSVGGERMPVIFASADDSEESAVRAFVLGADDYVTLPARHAEFRERLCALLRRAYPERYGKDSFDVGPYHFDTRRQLVTLRGAPVQLSGTQYRLASLFFSNIGRVLSRDHIFAMVWGREFREVTRTIDSHVSRLRLLLQIEPHNDFRLQPVYKSGYRLLHLRTNEEVVVPHAEAA; encoded by the coding sequence ATGCGTATCGCCATTCTTCAACGCGACCCCATCCAAGGGAAGTTGCTGGAAAAAATCATCGTTCAGGCTGGCCACAGTTGCGCTCTATACGACGACGGCCTGACGCTCTCCAAGGTGCTCGCCCGCTCAACGGTCGATCTGCTCGTGCTCGACTGGCACGCGCTGCGTCTGTCGGGCACCGACGTGCTCAAGGCCGTGCGTTCCGTCGGCGGCGAGCGGATGCCGGTGATATTCGCGTCGGCGGATGACTCGGAAGAGAGCGCTGTGCGCGCGTTCGTACTGGGCGCCGACGACTACGTCACACTGCCCGCGCGCCATGCCGAATTCCGCGAGCGGCTCTGCGCGCTGCTGCGCCGGGCGTATCCGGAGCGTTACGGCAAGGACAGCTTCGACGTCGGGCCGTATCACTTCGATACCCGCCGTCAACTCGTCACGCTGCGCGGCGCGCCCGTGCAGTTGTCGGGCACGCAGTACCGGCTGGCGTCGCTGTTCTTTTCGAATATCGGCCGCGTGCTGTCGCGCGATCACATCTTCGCGATGGTGTGGGGCCGCGAGTTCCGCGAAGTGACGCGCACGATCGACAGCCATGTGTCGCGCCTGCGTCTGCTGCTGCAGATCGAGCCGCACAACGACTTCCGTTTGCAGCCGGTTTATAAGAGCGGATATCGGCTGTTGCATTTGCGCACGAATGAGGAAGTCGTCGTGCCGCATGCTGAGGCGGCCTGA
- a CDS encoding MFS transporter: MQATELGRPHAGEIAHARPLTFNDYKTLSLAALGGALEFYDFIIFVFFAPAIGQLFFPQSIPDWLRQLQTFGIFAAGYLARPLGGIIMAHFGDLLGRKRMFTLSVLLMSLPTLLMGVLPTYASIGIMAPVLLLLFRVMQGAAVGGEVPGAWVFVSEHVPQRHVGYACGTLTAGLTAGILLGSLVASAVNRHFAPADITDFAWRIPFLLGGVFGLFSVYLRRWLHETPVFAEMKQRKSLAAEIPLKAVLRDHGRAVIVSMLLTWMLSAAIVVVILMTPTLLQKQFHIAPATALFANSIATLFLTIGCVLAGSLAGRFGAGRTIFVGCLGLGIAYYVLFQQLAVDSTMLVPLYAVAGLFVGVIGAIPFVMVNAFPPVVRFSGISFSYNVAYAVFGGLTPIVVSLMLKSNPMASALYVGALCVVGALTACCVKNKAAQQ; encoded by the coding sequence ATGCAAGCAACAGAACTGGGTAGACCACACGCCGGAGAGATCGCGCACGCGCGCCCTCTGACTTTCAACGACTACAAGACGCTCAGCCTCGCCGCGCTCGGCGGCGCGCTCGAGTTCTACGACTTCATCATCTTCGTGTTCTTCGCGCCCGCGATCGGACAGCTGTTTTTCCCGCAATCGATTCCCGACTGGCTGCGCCAACTGCAGACCTTCGGCATCTTCGCGGCGGGTTATCTCGCGCGGCCGCTGGGCGGCATCATCATGGCGCACTTCGGCGACCTGCTCGGGCGCAAGCGCATGTTCACGCTGAGCGTGCTGCTGATGTCGCTGCCCACGCTGCTGATGGGCGTGCTGCCCACCTACGCGAGCATCGGCATCATGGCGCCCGTTCTGCTGCTCCTGTTCCGCGTGATGCAGGGCGCGGCCGTCGGCGGCGAAGTGCCGGGCGCGTGGGTGTTCGTTTCCGAGCACGTGCCGCAGCGCCACGTCGGCTATGCATGCGGCACGCTGACGGCGGGTCTCACGGCGGGCATCCTGCTGGGTTCGCTGGTGGCGTCGGCGGTGAATCGCCATTTCGCTCCCGCCGATATCACCGATTTCGCGTGGCGCATTCCGTTCCTGCTCGGCGGCGTGTTCGGCTTGTTTTCGGTCTATTTGCGCCGCTGGCTGCATGAGACGCCCGTGTTCGCCGAAATGAAGCAGCGCAAGTCGCTGGCCGCGGAAATCCCGCTGAAGGCCGTGCTGCGCGATCACGGCCGCGCCGTGATCGTGTCGATGCTGCTCACGTGGATGCTGTCGGCCGCGATCGTCGTCGTGATCCTGATGACGCCGACGCTGCTGCAAAAGCAGTTTCACATCGCGCCCGCAACAGCGCTGTTCGCCAACAGCATCGCGACGCTGTTCCTGACCATCGGCTGCGTGCTGGCGGGTTCGCTCGCGGGCCGCTTCGGTGCGGGCCGCACGATCTTCGTCGGCTGCCTCGGGCTCGGCATCGCGTACTACGTGCTATTCCAGCAACTCGCCGTCGACAGCACGATGCTCGTGCCGCTCTACGCAGTCGCGGGCCTGTTCGTCGGCGTGATCGGCGCGATTCCGTTCGTGATGGTCAACGCGTTCCCGCCCGTCGTGCGCTTTTCGGGCATTTCGTTCTCGTACAACGTCGCGTATGCGGTGTTCGGCGGCCTCACGCCGATCGTCGTTTCGCTGATGCTGAAGTCGAACCCGATGGCGTCCGCGCTGTACGTCGGCGCGCTGTGCGTGGTCGGCGCTTTGACGGCGTGCTGCGTGAAGAACAAAGCGGCACAGCAGTAA
- a CDS encoding sugar ABC transporter ATP-binding protein, whose translation MNQNVSSTPFLQVVGVHKRFTGVHALRGVSLSFERGQIYHLLGENGCGKSTLIKIISGAQPPDEGELIIEGVSHARLSALESLAAGIETVYQDLSLLPNMSVAENVALTSELAEHNGRLTRTFDRKALARTAAKALEAVGLPGDTEFQATLIEQLPLATRQLVAIARAIASEAKFVIMDEPTTSLTQKEVDNLIAVLGNLRAQGVTVLFVSHKLDECYAIGGEVIVLRDGQKMAQGPIADYTKSQISELMTGRHLSSERYREGEVGKEVVLDVKGYTRGTQFRDVSFALHRGEILGVTGLLDSGRNELARALAGVAPAESGTVMLEGKSIVLRTPSDAKDHRIGYVPEDRLNEGLFLDKPIRDNVITAMISSLRDRFGQIDRARAHELAEQTVKDLQIATPGVDKPVQSLSGGNQQRVLIGRWLAIDPRVLILHGPTVGVDVGSKDIIYRIMQKLSQRGIGIILISDDLPELLQNCDRILMMKKGRVASQYRADQLNEAELYHALLSEAA comes from the coding sequence ATGAATCAAAACGTTTCCTCCACGCCGTTCCTGCAGGTGGTCGGCGTACACAAGCGGTTCACGGGCGTGCATGCATTGCGCGGCGTGAGCCTGTCGTTCGAGCGCGGGCAGATCTATCACCTGCTCGGTGAAAACGGCTGCGGCAAGAGCACGCTGATCAAGATCATCTCCGGTGCGCAGCCGCCCGATGAAGGCGAGCTGATCATCGAAGGCGTGAGTCATGCGCGGCTCTCTGCGCTCGAATCGCTCGCGGCAGGCATCGAAACGGTCTATCAGGATCTGTCGCTGCTGCCGAACATGAGCGTCGCGGAGAACGTCGCGCTGACGTCGGAGCTTGCCGAGCACAACGGACGCCTCACGCGCACGTTCGATCGCAAGGCGCTCGCGCGCACGGCAGCGAAAGCACTCGAAGCCGTCGGTCTGCCTGGCGACACCGAATTTCAGGCGACGCTGATCGAACAGTTGCCGCTCGCGACGCGCCAACTCGTCGCGATTGCGCGTGCCATTGCGAGCGAAGCGAAGTTCGTCATCATGGACGAGCCGACCACGTCGCTCACGCAGAAGGAAGTCGACAACCTGATCGCTGTGCTCGGCAATCTGCGCGCACAAGGTGTGACGGTGCTGTTCGTGAGCCACAAGCTCGACGAATGCTATGCGATCGGCGGCGAAGTGATCGTGCTGCGGGACGGCCAGAAGATGGCGCAAGGCCCGATCGCCGATTACACGAAGTCGCAGATCAGCGAGCTGATGACGGGCCGCCATCTGTCGAGCGAGCGCTATCGCGAAGGCGAAGTCGGCAAGGAAGTCGTGCTCGACGTAAAGGGCTATACGCGCGGCACGCAGTTTCGCGATGTGTCGTTCGCATTGCATCGCGGCGAGATTCTCGGCGTAACAGGGCTACTCGATTCGGGCCGCAACGAACTTGCGCGCGCGCTTGCGGGTGTTGCGCCGGCGGAAAGCGGCACGGTGATGCTCGAAGGCAAGTCGATCGTGTTGCGCACGCCATCGGATGCGAAAGACCACCGGATCGGCTATGTGCCCGAAGACCGCCTGAATGAAGGGCTATTCCTCGACAAGCCGATTCGCGACAACGTGATCACCGCGATGATTTCGAGTCTGCGCGACCGCTTCGGGCAGATCGACCGCGCGCGTGCGCATGAACTCGCCGAGCAGACGGTGAAGGATTTGCAGATTGCGACGCCGGGCGTCGACAAACCGGTGCAGTCGCTATCGGGCGGCAACCAGCAGCGCGTATTGATCGGCCGCTGGCTGGCGATCGATCCGCGCGTGCTGATTCTGCATGGACCGACGGTCGGCGTGGATGTCGGCTCGAAGGACATCATCTATCGGATCATGCAGAAGCTGTCGCAACGCGGCATCGGCATCATTCTGATCAGCGATGACCTGCCTGAACTGCTGCAGAATTGCGATCGCATTCTGATGATGAAGAAGGGCCGCGTGGCGAGTCAGTATCGCGCGGACCAGTTGAACGAAGCGGAGCTGTATCACGCTCTGCTCTCAGAGGCTGCATGA
- a CDS encoding 4-hydroxyproline epimerase codes for MSSMKTLNVIDSHTGGEPTRLVVSGGPELGGGTLAQRLDVFRTRFDDWRAGVVTEPRGSDVVVGALLCEPDRKECAAGVIFFNNVGYLGMCGHGTIGLVVSLAHMGRIGPGRHLIDTPVGIVEATLNDDHSVSVRNVPAYRHRKDVTVDVPGFGALTGDIAWGGNWFFLVSGHGRSLDASNIAELTQFSSAIRDALIAAGITGTNGALIDHIELFGPGSREGLDSRSFVLCPGNAYDRSPCGTGTSAKVACLAADGKLAAGKVWRQESIIGSVFEASYVEGGTHEGVATVIPTITGYAHIMAESRLCFDERDPFAWGIRTV; via the coding sequence ATGAGCAGCATGAAAACCTTGAACGTGATCGATTCGCACACGGGCGGTGAACCTACCCGCCTCGTCGTGTCAGGCGGCCCCGAACTCGGCGGCGGCACGCTCGCACAACGGCTCGACGTGTTTCGCACGCGCTTCGACGACTGGCGCGCGGGCGTCGTCACCGAGCCGCGCGGCTCCGATGTGGTCGTCGGCGCGCTGCTGTGCGAGCCGGATCGCAAGGAATGCGCGGCGGGCGTGATCTTCTTCAACAATGTCGGCTATCTGGGCATGTGCGGACACGGGACGATCGGGCTCGTCGTGTCGCTGGCACACATGGGGCGCATCGGTCCGGGGCGGCATCTGATCGATACGCCCGTCGGCATCGTCGAGGCGACGCTGAACGACGACCACAGCGTGTCGGTGCGCAACGTGCCCGCGTACCGCCATCGCAAGGACGTGACGGTCGACGTGCCGGGCTTCGGCGCGCTGACGGGCGATATCGCGTGGGGCGGCAACTGGTTCTTCCTCGTGTCCGGACATGGACGCTCACTGGACGCATCGAACATCGCCGAACTCACGCAGTTCAGTTCGGCGATCCGCGACGCGCTGATCGCGGCCGGGATCACAGGCACGAACGGCGCGCTGATCGATCACATCGAACTGTTCGGCCCGGGCTCGCGTGAAGGCCTCGACAGCCGCAGCTTCGTGCTGTGTCCCGGCAACGCATACGACCGCTCGCCGTGCGGCACGGGCACGAGCGCGAAGGTCGCGTGCCTCGCCGCCGACGGCAAGCTCGCGGCGGGCAAGGTGTGGCGCCAGGAGAGCATCATCGGCAGCGTGTTCGAGGCGAGCTACGTGGAAGGCGGCACGCACGAGGGCGTTGCTACCGTCATTCCGACCATCACCGGTTACGCGCACATCATGGCCGAAAGCCGCCTGTGCTTCGACGAGCGCGATCCGTTCGCGTGGGGCATCAGAACGGTATGA
- a CDS encoding ABC transporter permease, which yields MNQTVTTPNVVEIPPEVKPPTWRAKLSRNPEWFTAALIVVMCVIVGAINPRFFQLATLFDLLHSATTMSLFALGALTMYAITKAVFAWWPDAPFALILVVGALGGIVLGVINGLLVHRLKAPSLIVTIGTQYLYRGVLLTFVGTTFFMNIPHSMDHFGRIPLFFYHTADGLRAVLPASVLALVLAAVVTWWLLNRTMMGRGVYAMGGSLAIAERLGYNLRAIHLFVFGYTGMLAGIAGILHVSNNRLANPFDLVGTELDVIAAVILGGARITGGTGTVAGTLLGVVLVTLINSVLILVGVPSTWQKVIIGAFILVAGTLFALQRKA from the coding sequence ATGAACCAGACCGTGACTACCCCCAACGTCGTCGAAATCCCACCCGAAGTGAAGCCGCCCACGTGGCGCGCGAAGCTCTCGCGTAACCCGGAGTGGTTCACCGCGGCGCTGATCGTCGTGATGTGCGTGATCGTCGGCGCGATCAATCCGCGCTTCTTCCAGCTTGCGACGCTATTCGATCTGTTGCATTCGGCGACGACGATGTCGTTGTTCGCGCTCGGCGCGCTGACGATGTATGCGATTACCAAGGCCGTGTTTGCCTGGTGGCCGGATGCGCCGTTTGCGCTGATTCTCGTGGTCGGTGCGTTGGGCGGGATCGTGCTCGGCGTGATCAATGGATTGCTCGTGCATCGGCTGAAGGCGCCTTCGCTGATCGTGACGATCGGCACGCAGTATCTGTATCGCGGTGTGCTGTTGACGTTCGTCGGTACGACGTTCTTCATGAACATTCCGCATAGCATGGATCATTTTGGCCGTATTCCGCTGTTCTTCTATCACACGGCGGATGGGCTGCGGGCGGTGTTGCCGGCTTCGGTTCTTGCTCTGGTGCTTGCTGCTGTTGTCACCTGGTGGCTGTTGAATCGCACGATGATGGGGCGCGGTGTATATGCCATGGGCGGTAGTCTCGCGATTGCCGAGCGGCTTGGGTATAACCTTCGCGCTATTCATCTTTTTGTTTTTGGTTATACCGGGATGCTGGCTGGGATTGCAGGCATTCTGCATGTGTCGAATAACCGGCTTGCTAATCCGTTTGATCTTGTTGGGACGGAGCTTGATGTTATTGCTGCTGTTATTTTGGGCGGGGCCCGGATTACCGGTGGCACCGGTACTGTTGCTGGGACTTTGCTCGGTGTCGTGCTCGTTACGCTCATTAATAGCGTGCTTATTCTCGTTGGGGTGCCTAGTACCTGGCAGAAAGTTATTATCGGTGCGTTTATTCTTGTTGCTGGGACGTTGTTTGCTTTGCAACGCAAAGCGTAG
- a CDS encoding dihydrodipicolinate synthase family protein encodes MAHIWEGVLPAVTTKFNADFSIDRAATAKNIDAQIEAGVDGIIVCGSLGEASTLSLDEKLQVLDIAVEASRGRVPVLLTIAENSTLDGCRQAEAGAKRGAAGYMVLPGLRYLSDRRETLNHFRMVADASPLPLMIYNNPLAYGVDMTPEMFAEIADEKKIVAIKESCGDVRRVTDLINEVGDRYAVLCGVDNLAMEAILMGAHGWVAGLVCAFPHETVAIYKLLKAGRLEEARAIYRWFAPLLALDVSAKLVQNIKLAEAIVGLGTEPVRPPRLPLVGDERKAVEALIRRSIETRPELPKL; translated from the coding sequence GTGGCGCATATCTGGGAAGGCGTATTGCCCGCAGTCACCACCAAGTTCAACGCGGATTTCAGCATAGATCGCGCGGCGACGGCCAAAAATATCGACGCGCAGATCGAGGCGGGCGTCGATGGGATCATCGTGTGCGGCTCGCTCGGCGAAGCGTCCACGCTGTCGCTCGATGAAAAGCTGCAGGTGCTCGACATCGCCGTCGAAGCCTCGCGCGGCCGCGTTCCCGTGCTGCTGACGATCGCCGAAAACAGCACGCTCGACGGCTGCCGTCAGGCCGAAGCAGGCGCAAAACGCGGCGCCGCGGGCTACATGGTGCTGCCGGGCCTGCGCTATCTGTCGGACCGGCGCGAGACGCTGAACCACTTCCGCATGGTCGCCGACGCGAGCCCGCTGCCGCTGATGATCTACAACAATCCGCTCGCGTACGGCGTCGACATGACGCCCGAGATGTTCGCCGAAATCGCCGACGAGAAGAAGATCGTCGCGATCAAGGAGTCGTGCGGCGACGTGCGGCGCGTGACGGATCTGATCAACGAAGTCGGCGACCGCTACGCGGTTCTGTGCGGCGTCGACAATCTGGCGATGGAAGCGATTCTGATGGGCGCGCACGGCTGGGTCGCGGGACTCGTCTGCGCGTTCCCGCATGAGACCGTCGCGATCTACAAGCTGCTGAAGGCGGGACGACTCGAAGAAGCGCGCGCGATCTATCGCTGGTTCGCGCCTCTGCTCGCGCTCGATGTGTCGGCGAAGCTCGTGCAGAACATCAAGCTGGCGGAAGCGATCGTCGGGCTGGGCACGGAGCCGGTGCGTCCGCCGCGTCTGCCGCTCGTCGGCGACGAACGCAAGGCTGTCGAAGCACTGATTCGTCGCTCGATCGAAACGCGGCCGGAACTGCCGAAGCTTTGA
- a CDS encoding MFS transporter: MAGSPYHRRMNTSPAPRFTPTLARIVATVSVGFVVTQLDVTIVNIALAKIGADLHANVTGLQWIVDAYTLAFAVLMLSAGVLGDRFGARRMFACGIGLFAAASLACGLASDAALLVAARAVQGVGAAAMLPNSLALLNEACGHDPKLRARAVGLWTAAGAIAIAAGPVIGGLLIAAFGWRAIFLVNLPICALGLAATFAWVPASAASAQDSQNDAKAARGIDPVGQLLAIVALTAFTAAVIEWRPLGLMHPLVGGSLVLAMLATAAFIVTERRVHTPMLPLAFFGNRTFSAAVLFGICVNLTYYGVVFVLSLYLQHARGETALQAGLAFLPLTGGFLVSNVASGWVVGRFGARVPMIAGAITAALGYGLLHFVDAASPLWALLVPFLLIPSGMGLAVPAMTTAVLASVDKQRAGTASAVLNTARQAGGAVGVAAFGALASAAGAAHVVAGLKSSTLISSGILLCALGLACLVHPEAHAHDASNRRTRDGRTRPASASE; the protein is encoded by the coding sequence ATGGCAGGCTCGCCCTATCATCGACGCATGAATACCTCTCCTGCACCCCGTTTCACGCCGACGCTCGCGCGCATCGTCGCGACGGTCAGCGTCGGCTTCGTCGTCACGCAACTCGACGTGACCATCGTCAATATTGCGCTCGCGAAGATCGGCGCGGACCTGCACGCGAACGTCACGGGCCTGCAATGGATCGTCGACGCCTACACGCTGGCGTTCGCCGTGCTGATGCTGTCGGCGGGCGTACTCGGCGACCGCTTCGGCGCGCGGCGGATGTTCGCTTGCGGGATCGGGCTGTTCGCCGCGGCGTCGCTCGCATGCGGGCTAGCGTCCGATGCCGCGCTGCTCGTCGCCGCGCGCGCCGTGCAAGGCGTGGGCGCGGCGGCGATGCTGCCGAATTCGCTCGCGCTGCTCAACGAAGCGTGCGGCCACGATCCGAAGCTGCGCGCCCGCGCGGTCGGCCTGTGGACGGCAGCGGGCGCGATTGCGATTGCGGCGGGCCCGGTGATCGGCGGACTGCTGATCGCCGCGTTCGGCTGGCGCGCGATCTTCCTCGTCAATCTGCCGATCTGCGCGCTCGGGCTGGCGGCAACGTTCGCGTGGGTGCCGGCATCGGCCGCCTCTGCCCAAGACTCGCAGAATGACGCAAAAGCCGCGCGCGGCATCGATCCCGTCGGCCAGCTGCTCGCGATCGTCGCGCTGACGGCCTTCACGGCCGCCGTGATCGAATGGCGGCCGCTCGGGCTCATGCATCCGCTCGTCGGCGGCAGCCTCGTGCTTGCGATGCTGGCGACGGCGGCGTTCATCGTCACCGAGCGGCGCGTCCACACGCCGATGCTGCCGCTCGCGTTCTTCGGCAATCGCACGTTCAGCGCGGCCGTGCTGTTCGGCATCTGCGTGAATCTCACCTACTACGGCGTCGTGTTCGTGCTGAGCCTGTATCTGCAGCATGCGCGCGGCGAAACGGCACTGCAGGCCGGACTCGCGTTTCTGCCGCTGACGGGCGGGTTTCTGGTGTCGAACGTCGCGAGCGGCTGGGTGGTCGGCCGTTTCGGCGCGCGCGTGCCGATGATCGCGGGCGCGATCACGGCCGCGCTCGGCTACGGTCTGCTGCATTTCGTCGATGCCGCGTCGCCGCTGTGGGCGCTGCTCGTGCCGTTTCTGCTGATTCCGTCCGGCATGGGCCTCGCCGTTCCCGCCATGACGACCGCGGTGCTCGCATCCGTCGACAAACAGCGCGCGGGCACCGCGTCGGCTGTGCTCAACACGGCGCGGCAGGCGGGCGGCGCGGTCGGTGTCGCGGCGTTCGGCGCGCTCGCGAGCGCGGCGGGCGCGGCGCACGTGGTGGCGGGGCTGAAGTCGTCGACCTTGATTTCGTCGGGCATCCTGCTATGCGCGCTCGGACTTGCCTGTCTCGTGCATCCCGAGGCGCACGCCCACGACGCGTCGAACAGGCGCACACGCGACGGGCGCACACGGCCCGCAAGCGCCAGCGAATGA
- a CDS encoding DoxX family protein, with protein MTRPVDSGVILLARLALAVLFLWGGVMKLLGYAGFVGYLQSKGVPFVQVAAPIATAVEVLGGIFLVVGFKIRPLGLFMAAYTIATAVLGHDFWNITDAALQRDMIIHFWKNIGIAGGFLLLFVTGAGRISIDGARAPRGGLGSSL; from the coding sequence ATGACGCGTCCCGTCGATTCCGGCGTAATCCTTCTTGCCCGCCTCGCGCTTGCCGTGCTTTTTCTGTGGGGCGGCGTGATGAAGCTGCTCGGCTACGCGGGCTTCGTCGGATATTTGCAATCGAAGGGCGTGCCGTTCGTGCAGGTTGCCGCGCCGATCGCCACGGCCGTCGAGGTGCTCGGCGGCATTTTTCTCGTAGTTGGCTTCAAGATTCGTCCCCTCGGGCTGTTCATGGCCGCTTACACGATCGCAACGGCCGTGCTCGGACACGACTTCTGGAACATCACCGATGCCGCCCTCCAGCGCGACATGATCATCCATTTCTGGAAAAACATCGGCATCGCGGGCGGCTTCCTGCTGCTGTTCGTGACGGGCGCGGGACGCATTAGCATCGACGGCGCACGCGCGCCACGCGGCGGACTCGGCAGCAGCCTGTGA
- a CDS encoding NAD(P)/FAD-dependent oxidoreductase encodes MTADVVIVGAGIVGAACAAELAARGLNVTVLDARGIGGGATAAGMGHIVVMNDTPAEFALSRYSCDLWLELAPQLRTRDAFSRCGTLWVAADAEELDAARAMHAAYAAQGIAAEMLDERALYDCEPSLAPGMAGGLRIEHDSIVYAPSAAQWLLTQSPGAARIDVRLDAPVANVGAHQVTLANGERIGGAHVVVANGLQARELVRGLPLQPKKGHLLITDRYPDFIRHQLLELGYIKSAHHATGTSVAFNAQPRPTGQLLIGSSRQFDTTDAAVDMPVLARMLQRAARYLPALPTLNGIRAWTGFRAASPDGMPLIGPAGDAAPGVWLAVGHEGLGVTTSLGTAQLLAAQITQTAAAIAADPFLPARFEFGACHA; translated from the coding sequence ATGACGGCCGATGTCGTGATCGTCGGCGCGGGCATCGTCGGCGCGGCGTGCGCGGCGGAACTCGCGGCGCGCGGGCTGAACGTGACGGTGCTCGACGCGCGCGGCATCGGTGGCGGCGCGACGGCGGCGGGCATGGGACATATCGTCGTGATGAACGACACGCCTGCGGAATTCGCGTTGAGCCGTTATTCGTGCGACTTGTGGCTCGAACTCGCGCCGCAGTTGCGAACGCGCGACGCGTTCTCGCGCTGCGGCACGCTGTGGGTTGCCGCCGATGCCGAAGAACTCGACGCCGCGCGCGCCATGCACGCGGCCTACGCTGCACAGGGCATCGCGGCGGAAATGCTCGACGAGCGTGCGCTGTACGACTGCGAGCCGTCGCTCGCGCCGGGCATGGCGGGCGGATTGCGCATCGAACACGACAGCATCGTGTATGCGCCGTCCGCTGCGCAATGGCTGCTCACGCAGTCGCCGGGCGCTGCGCGCATCGACGTGCGGCTGGATGCGCCTGTCGCGAATGTCGGTGCTCATCAGGTCACGCTGGCGAATGGCGAGCGGATCGGCGGCGCGCATGTCGTCGTCGCGAACGGATTGCAGGCGCGCGAACTTGTGCGAGGCTTGCCCTTGCAGCCGAAAAAAGGCCACTTGCTGATCACCGACCGTTATCCGGACTTCATTCGTCATCAACTGCTCGAACTCGGCTACATCAAGAGCGCGCATCACGCGACGGGCACCTCCGTCGCGTTCAACGCGCAGCCGCGGCCCACGGGACAATTGCTGATCGGCTCGTCGCGTCAGTTCGATACGACGGACGCCGCCGTCGACATGCCCGTGCTCGCCCGCATGCTGCAACGCGCGGCGCGCTATCTGCCCGCACTGCCGACGCTCAACGGTATCCGCGCCTGGACGGGTTTTCGCGCGGCGTCGCCCGATGGCATGCCGCTGATCGGCCCCGCCGGCGATGCCGCGCCGGGCGTGTGGCTCGCCGTCGGTCACGAAGGGCTTGGCGTGACGACATCGCTCGGCACCGCGCAGTTGCTCGCCGCGCAGATCACGCAGACGGCAGCCGCGATTGCCGCCGATCCGTTTTTGCCCGCGCGTTTCGAATTCGGAGCGTGCCATGCGTGA
- a CDS encoding (2Fe-2S)-binding protein yields the protein MRDALLSHVRLTIDGESIEVEKGATIAAALAICGASASGTRTSVSGEPRAPLCGMGVCQECRVTVDGRAHVLACQTLCRDGQNVQTTRPR from the coding sequence ATGCGTGATGCGCTTCTTTCACACGTTCGTCTGACGATCGACGGCGAATCTATCGAGGTCGAAAAAGGCGCGACCATCGCCGCCGCGCTGGCAATCTGCGGCGCGAGCGCATCGGGCACGCGCACTTCCGTGAGCGGCGAGCCGCGCGCGCCGCTGTGCGGCATGGGCGTGTGCCAGGAATGCCGCGTCACCGTCGATGGACGCGCGCATGTGCTCGCGTGTCAGACCTTGTGCCGCGACGGCCAGAACGTGCAAACCACGAGGCCGCGATGA